One window of the Acidimicrobiia bacterium genome contains the following:
- a CDS encoding competence/damage-inducible protein A codes for MLVESLAIGTELLLGQIVNTNASDIATRLAASGITHHRQSVIGDNRERMDAAIAAATTRCDALIVTGGIGPTGDDVTRESVASVAGIPLMFDEAHAAEMRAAWLARGRRFPESNLRQAYRPDGAIVIDNHKGSAPGFRIEVNGCWVICLPGVPAEMRAMLDEQVMPFLRSMSGTDGVVVSRVLRTWGMSEAQVGEDLGDLFEDSSNPTVAFLASDGEIGVRLSCLARTGAEAAALIDPIEAEVRRRLGRAVFGIDDDTIEGVIHRLLAQRGLTVGSAESATGGIIAQRLTMTPGASATVRGSVVAYANEVKTRVLGVDPGIIERNGVVSEPVATAMALGARRVLGADVAVAVTGSAGPEPLEQPVGTMIIAVATPDEETVRTLHLPGDRERVRAYAATAALHLVRRAIDPT; via the coding sequence ATGCTCGTCGAGAGTCTTGCGATCGGCACCGAGCTGCTCCTGGGACAGATCGTCAACACCAATGCCTCTGACATCGCGACGCGCCTTGCCGCCTCGGGCATTACCCATCATCGGCAGTCGGTGATTGGCGACAATCGGGAACGCATGGACGCGGCGATCGCGGCCGCAACGACGCGTTGTGATGCACTGATCGTGACGGGTGGGATCGGGCCGACCGGTGACGATGTCACGCGAGAGAGCGTCGCCTCGGTGGCCGGCATCCCCCTCATGTTCGACGAAGCCCATGCAGCCGAGATGCGCGCCGCTTGGTTGGCGAGAGGGCGCCGCTTTCCCGAGTCGAACCTGCGCCAGGCATATCGTCCCGACGGTGCGATCGTGATCGACAACCACAAAGGGTCCGCGCCCGGATTCCGGATCGAGGTCAATGGCTGCTGGGTCATCTGCCTGCCCGGTGTCCCAGCGGAGATGCGGGCGATGCTCGACGAACAAGTGATGCCGTTTCTGCGTTCCATGTCGGGTACCGACGGCGTGGTGGTGAGCCGGGTGCTCAGGACCTGGGGGATGTCCGAGGCCCAGGTCGGCGAGGATCTCGGTGATCTGTTCGAGGATTCCTCGAACCCGACGGTCGCCTTCTTGGCTTCCGACGGCGAGATCGGCGTCAGGCTCAGCTGCCTCGCGCGCACCGGCGCGGAGGCTGCTGCCCTGATCGACCCCATCGAAGCGGAAGTACGGCGACGACTCGGTCGAGCGGTGTTCGGCATCGATGACGACACGATCGAAGGGGTCATCCATCGCCTCCTCGCGCAGCGTGGCCTCACCGTCGGATCGGCTGAATCCGCGACCGGGGGCATCATCGCGCAACGGCTGACGATGACCCCCGGCGCAAGTGCGACCGTTCGAGGGTCGGTGGTGGCCTACGCGAACGAAGTCAAGACCCGAGTTCTCGGCGTCGATCCAGGGATCATCGAGCGCAACGGTGTTGTATCGGAACCCGTCGCGACGGCGATGGCGCTCGGCGCACGGCGCGTGCTCGGAGCCGATGTTGCCGTCGCGGTGACCGGCTCGGCCGGACCCGAGCCGCTCGAGCAGCCGGTCGGAACGATGATCATCGCCGTGGCCACACCCGACGAGGAAACGGTGAGGACGCTGCACCTTCCCGGTGATCGTGAGCGGGTCAGAGCATACGCGGCGACTGCTGCGCTTCATCTCGTCAGGCGCGCCATCGACCCCACATGA
- the thpR gene encoding RNA 2',3'-cyclic phosphodiesterase: protein MNGNVFLAVALTATERHDLAAALSEERIARRLPGRRVGPANWHVTVRFVGEAAEAEVDRLAERVESYADEVWAGRVWVTGIGGFPRASKATVAYAGIDDPSRLLTVLAAICDEAAIDVGFDPETRPFVPHLTLSRIRPAVDLSGLVDGLSARVPVEVAAITVFRTEQIRGGVAYRAIHEISLRKAARR from the coding sequence ATGAACGGGAATGTGTTTCTCGCCGTTGCCCTCACCGCAACCGAACGCCACGACCTTGCGGCTGCGTTGTCAGAGGAGCGGATCGCCCGCCGTCTTCCCGGCAGACGGGTCGGGCCTGCGAACTGGCATGTCACGGTCCGGTTCGTCGGCGAAGCTGCCGAGGCGGAAGTGGATCGACTCGCGGAACGCGTGGAATCGTACGCAGACGAGGTATGGGCGGGCCGGGTGTGGGTCACGGGCATCGGTGGCTTTCCGCGAGCCAGCAAGGCAACAGTGGCCTACGCGGGTATCGATGACCCGTCGCGCCTTCTCACGGTGCTTGCAGCCATCTGCGACGAAGCTGCCATCGATGTCGGCTTCGACCCCGAGACGCGCCCTTTCGTGCCGCACCTGACATTGAGCCGTATCCGACCCGCCGTGGATCTCTCCGGACTCGTGGATGGGTTGTCGGCTCGGGTTCCGGTGGAGGTGGCTGCGATCACGGTGTTTCGAACCGAGCAGATTCGTGGTGGGGTGGCCTATCGGGCGATCCACGAGATTTCCCTGCGCAAGGCGGCGAGACGCTGA
- the recA gene encoding recombinase RecA yields MANPEDDKARAERDKNLDMAMSQIERQFGKGAIMRLGTDEVRRIKAIPTGALSLDLALGIGGVPRGRIVEIYGPESSGKTSLALHVVAEAQRNGGTAAFIDAEHALDPIYARAIGVDIDELLISQPDTGEQALEIADMLIRSGALDVVVIDSVAALVPRAELEGDMGDTHVGLQARLMSQALRKLAGTINRSDTTAIFINQIREKIGVMFGSPETTPGGRALKFYSSVRIDIRRIESIKVGTENIGNRVRTKIVKNKVAPPFRLAEFDIMFGEGISREGSLLDVAVEEGIVQKAGAWYTYDGDQLGQGREKAKEYLRQNPELSVQLQDQVLRAVGVIVDDEAGATAEPVGGDDDSAESET; encoded by the coding sequence ATGGCAAACCCTGAAGACGACAAGGCCAGGGCCGAGCGGGACAAGAACCTCGACATGGCCATGTCCCAGATCGAGCGTCAGTTCGGCAAGGGGGCCATCATGCGGCTCGGCACCGACGAGGTGCGTCGCATCAAGGCCATCCCCACCGGCGCGTTGTCCCTTGACCTCGCGCTCGGCATCGGCGGCGTGCCTCGCGGTCGCATCGTCGAGATCTACGGTCCCGAATCCTCCGGGAAGACCTCCCTTGCGTTGCATGTGGTCGCCGAAGCCCAACGCAACGGCGGAACTGCGGCATTCATCGATGCCGAACATGCGCTCGATCCGATCTATGCCAGAGCGATCGGTGTCGATATCGACGAACTGCTGATTTCCCAGCCCGACACCGGTGAGCAGGCCCTTGAGATCGCCGACATGCTGATCCGATCCGGCGCCCTCGATGTCGTAGTCATCGACTCGGTTGCGGCGCTCGTGCCACGCGCGGAGCTCGAGGGGGACATGGGCGACACGCATGTCGGACTTCAGGCTCGGTTGATGTCCCAGGCGTTGCGGAAGCTGGCAGGGACAATCAATCGATCTGATACGACGGCGATCTTCATCAATCAGATTCGCGAGAAGATCGGCGTGATGTTCGGTTCGCCGGAAACGACGCCGGGTGGCCGTGCCCTCAAGTTCTACTCGAGCGTGCGGATCGACATCCGGCGCATCGAGTCGATCAAGGTCGGTACCGAGAACATCGGGAACCGCGTGCGAACCAAGATCGTCAAGAACAAGGTCGCACCACCCTTCCGTCTCGCCGAATTCGACATCATGTTCGGGGAGGGGATCTCGCGGGAGGGCAGCCTGCTCGATGTTGCTGTCGAGGAAGGCATTGTCCAGAAGGCGGGTGCTTGGTACACCTATGACGGGGATCAGCTCGGTCAGGGTCGCGAGAAGGCGAAGGAGTATCTCCGTCAGAATCCGGAGCTGTCAGTCCAGCTTCAGGATCAGGTTCTGCGCGCGGTTGGGGTGATCGTCGACGACGAAGCCGGAGCGACCGCGGAGCCGGTCGGTGGCGATGACGACAGTGCGGAATCCGAAACATGA
- the rny gene encoding ribonuclease Y, with amino-acid sequence MDSIIGFFIPGTIVATVFLVGLYLGRKLVRQPQAPEEILADARIEAQRILARADEEGRAKADTYRDREEATIEHRKVEIDSHEDRLTQREATLEQRAHNLAQREEMAIERERVASDAATEAARLAEEARLELEALAGFDSKAAKEELLQKVEDEARRDAMVLVRDMEAKAREEADRRSRRILATVIQRLASDVVSEATVSAVALPSEDMKGRIIGRDGRNIRSFEAVTGVDLIVDDTPETVSVSTFDPVRREIARRTLERLVEDGRIHPTSIEEAYEKARDQVEQSIRDAGEWAMLEVGINRLHPELTTLIGRLRYRTSYGQNVLDHLVESAHIAGMLAAELGVDETESKRAAFLHDIGKAVSHEVGGSHALIGAEIARRFGEDPAIVHAIEAHHNEVEPRTLTAIVVQAADAVSAARPGARREALESYVRRLERLEEIARGFDGVEKVYALQAGREVRVVVDPGSLDDLGSQSLARSIAKKLENDLQYPGQIEVTVIREYRAKGYAR; translated from the coding sequence ATGGATTCGATCATCGGGTTCTTCATTCCGGGAACGATCGTCGCCACGGTGTTCCTTGTTGGCCTGTACCTGGGTCGCAAGTTGGTCCGCCAGCCCCAGGCTCCGGAAGAGATTCTCGCCGACGCGAGGATCGAGGCGCAGCGCATCCTCGCAAGAGCTGACGAGGAGGGGCGAGCGAAGGCCGACACCTATCGTGATCGCGAAGAGGCGACCATCGAGCACCGCAAGGTCGAAATCGACTCTCATGAAGACCGCCTGACCCAACGCGAAGCGACGCTCGAACAGCGCGCCCACAACCTTGCACAGCGCGAAGAAATGGCAATCGAGCGCGAGCGTGTCGCGTCGGACGCCGCCACGGAAGCGGCGCGGCTCGCGGAAGAGGCCCGCCTCGAGCTCGAGGCGCTCGCTGGCTTCGACAGCAAGGCGGCCAAGGAGGAACTGCTCCAGAAGGTCGAGGATGAGGCTCGCCGGGACGCCATGGTGCTCGTGCGGGACATGGAGGCAAAGGCTCGGGAAGAGGCCGATCGTCGGTCGCGGCGAATCCTTGCCACCGTGATCCAACGCTTGGCATCCGATGTGGTGTCAGAGGCGACGGTGTCTGCCGTCGCGCTTCCGTCCGAAGACATGAAGGGCCGCATCATCGGAAGGGACGGTCGCAACATCAGGTCGTTCGAAGCGGTGACGGGGGTTGATCTGATCGTCGACGATACGCCAGAGACCGTGAGTGTGTCAACCTTCGATCCGGTACGGCGCGAGATCGCGCGGCGCACACTGGAGCGACTCGTCGAGGACGGTCGGATCCATCCGACTTCGATCGAGGAGGCATACGAGAAGGCACGCGACCAGGTCGAGCAGTCGATCCGCGATGCCGGGGAGTGGGCAATGCTCGAGGTTGGCATCAACCGACTCCATCCTGAGCTAACGACGCTGATCGGGCGTCTTCGTTACCGCACTTCCTACGGCCAGAATGTTCTGGATCATCTCGTGGAGTCGGCTCACATCGCTGGCATGCTCGCAGCGGAGCTCGGTGTCGACGAGACCGAATCGAAACGAGCCGCTTTCCTTCACGACATCGGCAAGGCGGTCAGTCACGAGGTCGGGGGGTCTCATGCACTCATCGGCGCTGAGATCGCTCGACGGTTCGGCGAGGACCCAGCGATCGTGCATGCCATCGAAGCACATCACAACGAGGTGGAGCCGCGCACGCTGACAGCCATTGTCGTTCAGGCAGCCGATGCGGTGAGTGCGGCGAGGCCTGGAGCTCGGCGTGAGGCCCTTGAATCGTATGTGCGTCGCCTCGAGCGTCTCGAAGAGATCGCCCGCGGGTTCGACGGTGTCGAGAAGGTCTACGCACTCCAAGCCGGTCGTGAGGTTCGAGTTGTGGTGGATCCCGGCAGCCTCGACGATCTCGGATCGCAGAGTCTCGCACGGTCCATCGCGAAGAAGCTGGAGAACGACCTACAGTACCCGGGCCAGATCGAGGTGACGGTCATCCGCGAATACCGAGCCAAGGGCTACGCACGCTAG
- the miaB gene encoding tRNA (N6-isopentenyl adenosine(37)-C2)-methylthiotransferase MiaB, whose protein sequence is MSQISMLGTPAVREARNPTRDGLTYFVRTFGCQMNEHDSERIAGLLQADGMTPVLAPDRADVIVVNTCTIRENADAALFGYLGSLKRLKDDRPSLRIAVGGCSAQKDRDEVRLRADWVDVVFGTHNVHRVVELLDHADDWGPITEVWEETRPDDARPAGLPAPRESDHSAWVTITVGCNNSCTFCIVPIVRGREISRRPGDIIREVERLAADGVREVTLLGQNVNSYGRDLDLNGRSPLFAELLRSVGSVAGIDRVRYTSPHPKDFTDDVAHAMAATEAVCEHIHFPLQSGSDRVLARMHRGYTSDRFLAKLEMMRSIVPDLAASTDVIVGFPGETDADFEATLATIERARFDSAFMFQFSPRPGTPAAEMRDQVDGEVLRERFERLVAAQNRITFERNRERIGRREEVMVVGPSRKDPQIATTRSRGNRIVHLRGEWAPGTLLNAQISRAAPHYLEGVPV, encoded by the coding sequence ATGTCGCAGATCTCCATGCTTGGAACGCCCGCCGTCAGGGAAGCGCGGAATCCGACACGCGACGGCTTGACCTACTTCGTGCGGACATTCGGATGCCAGATGAACGAGCACGACTCCGAGCGCATCGCCGGACTGCTCCAAGCTGACGGCATGACGCCGGTTCTCGCTCCCGATCGAGCCGATGTCATCGTTGTGAACACATGCACGATTCGGGAAAACGCCGACGCGGCGCTGTTTGGCTATCTCGGATCGCTCAAACGACTCAAAGACGATCGACCGTCTCTTCGCATCGCGGTTGGCGGTTGCTCGGCCCAAAAGGACCGGGACGAGGTGCGCCTTCGCGCGGACTGGGTGGATGTCGTGTTTGGCACACACAATGTCCACCGCGTCGTCGAACTCCTCGACCACGCCGACGATTGGGGTCCCATCACCGAAGTCTGGGAGGAGACGCGCCCAGACGATGCCCGTCCTGCCGGCCTTCCCGCCCCGCGCGAGTCGGACCATTCGGCTTGGGTCACGATCACGGTCGGCTGCAACAACTCGTGCACCTTTTGTATTGTCCCGATCGTGCGCGGCCGTGAGATCAGCCGCCGACCCGGCGACATCATCCGGGAGGTGGAACGCTTGGCGGCAGACGGTGTTCGCGAGGTGACCCTACTCGGTCAGAATGTCAACTCCTACGGGAGGGACCTCGACCTGAACGGGCGCAGTCCACTGTTCGCAGAGCTGCTCCGGAGTGTCGGGTCGGTCGCCGGTATCGATCGTGTCCGATACACGAGTCCGCACCCGAAGGACTTCACGGACGATGTGGCCCACGCCATGGCCGCGACCGAGGCGGTGTGTGAGCACATTCACTTCCCTCTCCAATCCGGAAGTGACCGGGTTCTTGCGAGGATGCACCGTGGATACACCTCCGACCGCTTTCTCGCCAAGCTCGAGATGATGCGCAGCATCGTGCCCGACCTCGCCGCTTCAACCGATGTGATCGTCGGCTTTCCCGGAGAGACCGACGCCGACTTCGAAGCGACGCTCGCAACCATCGAACGGGCACGATTCGACTCGGCGTTCATGTTCCAGTTCTCGCCGCGACCGGGGACACCGGCAGCCGAAATGCGCGATCAGGTTGACGGGGAGGTTCTCCGGGAACGATTCGAGAGGCTCGTGGCGGCACAGAACCGTATCACCTTCGAGCGGAATCGCGAACGGATCGGGCGCCGCGAGGAGGTGATGGTGGTCGGTCCGTCACGAAAGGACCCACAGATCGCGACGACTCGCTCCCGCGGAAACCGCATCGTGCACCTTCGGGGTGAGTGGGCTCCGGGAACGCTGCTCAATGCACAGATCAGTCGCGCAGCACCCCATTATCTTGAGGGAGTTCCGGTCTGA
- the miaA gene encoding tRNA (adenosine(37)-N6)-dimethylallyltransferase MiaA: MADRFGAEILSVDSMQVYRGMDIGTAKPTLRVRERITHHMIDLVDPVDEYDVATFQHMARAVLADGSGRNARMLVVGGSGLHYRAVVDPLEFGHADASVRSFLEALEPAQARTRLAAVDPAAGEHVDLDNPRRVVRALEIYEVTGQTPSSRYRTPEAAAIREYEPLIPHTAIGLDAGDAARERSEQRLDRMLEAGLLAEVESLTGRLGRTAAQAVGYKELLPVVAGRISLDDGVAAARAATKALIKRQRTFFRRDPRIVWIPWQDEADGRIGAVMEQIERTTSWSS, from the coding sequence GTGGCAGACCGGTTTGGTGCCGAGATCCTGTCGGTGGACTCGATGCAGGTCTATCGGGGCATGGACATCGGCACGGCAAAGCCGACCCTGCGCGTACGGGAGCGAATCACCCACCACATGATCGATCTCGTCGATCCGGTCGACGAATACGATGTTGCGACCTTTCAGCACATGGCAAGGGCCGTCCTCGCCGACGGATCCGGCCGGAATGCAAGAATGCTCGTCGTTGGCGGATCCGGACTCCATTACCGAGCTGTTGTGGATCCGCTCGAGTTTGGTCATGCGGATGCATCGGTTCGGAGCTTTCTTGAGGCGTTGGAGCCTGCACAGGCGCGCACCCGCTTGGCTGCGGTGGACCCGGCCGCTGGAGAGCATGTCGATCTCGACAACCCGCGCCGAGTGGTTCGTGCGCTCGAGATCTACGAAGTGACCGGGCAAACCCCGAGCTCCCGGTACCGGACACCCGAAGCCGCCGCGATACGCGAATACGAGCCGCTGATTCCCCATACAGCGATCGGTCTCGATGCCGGGGATGCTGCTCGTGAGCGGTCTGAGCAGCGCCTCGATCGCATGCTCGAAGCGGGTCTCCTCGCTGAAGTGGAGTCGCTCACCGGACGACTCGGTCGCACGGCCGCGCAGGCAGTCGGCTACAAGGAGCTGTTGCCCGTCGTTGCGGGCCGGATCTCCCTTGACGATGGTGTTGCGGCCGCCAGAGCAGCGACCAAGGCGCTGATCAAGCGGCAGCGGACCTTCTTCAGGAGGGATCCACGGATTGTCTGGATACCGTGGCAGGATGAGGCCGACGGGAGGATCGGAGCCGTCATGGAACAGATCGAGAGGACCACATCGTGGAGTTCGTGA
- the dapF gene encoding diaminopimelate epimerase, which yields MEFVKVEGLGNDFLVFDGPFEPDPADVVAWCDRRRGVGGDGVLVIESLDEGTVKMRYWNADGGEAEMCGNGLRCVARLAYERGWVSRGDFIVRTAVGDHPVVVYDDVVHAFVGTPSRYRTETLEIDGVFVHPLSIGNPHAVIFVDTVADVEIERIGPLVETDPLFPDRTNVEFVEIVENGIRARIWERGVGETPASGTGATAAAYMAHAVHGVNAPVRVELAGGFLTVSFDDAGAWMDGPAEIVFRGSIESVS from the coding sequence GTGGAGTTCGTGAAGGTGGAGGGTCTCGGCAACGATTTCCTCGTCTTTGACGGACCGTTCGAACCCGATCCCGCTGATGTGGTTGCGTGGTGCGACCGTCGGCGGGGCGTTGGCGGCGACGGCGTGCTCGTCATCGAGTCACTCGACGAAGGAACCGTCAAGATGCGCTACTGGAATGCGGACGGCGGCGAAGCCGAGATGTGCGGCAATGGGCTCCGGTGCGTCGCCAGGCTTGCGTACGAGCGTGGTTGGGTGTCCCGTGGGGACTTCATCGTTCGGACTGCCGTTGGGGATCATCCGGTTGTGGTGTACGACGATGTCGTGCATGCCTTCGTGGGCACGCCGAGTCGATACCGGACGGAGACCCTCGAGATCGATGGTGTGTTCGTGCATCCCCTTTCGATCGGAAACCCACACGCGGTCATCTTTGTCGATACGGTCGCAGATGTGGAGATCGAACGGATCGGGCCCCTTGTCGAGACCGATCCCCTGTTCCCGGATCGGACGAATGTCGAATTCGTGGAGATCGTTGAGAACGGCATCCGAGCGAGGATCTGGGAACGGGGGGTGGGGGAGACGCCTGCGTCAGGTACAGGGGCAACCGCCGCCGCCTACATGGCCCATGCCGTCCATGGAGTGAACGCGCCGGTTCGGGTGGAGCTCGCGGGCGGCTTCCTCACGGTATCGTTCGACGACGCGGGCGCGTGGATGGACGGGCCTGCCGAGATCGTCTTCCGCGGCTCGATCGAGTCCGTGTCCTAG
- the lexA gene encoding transcriptional repressor LexA, with protein sequence MPDPTTLTTRQREILDLITSTVADRGYPPSVREIGDAVGLRSPSTVHSHLSTLAKEGFIRRDPSKPRAIEVIQPDAAIPIARAAVRDVPLVGNIAAGSPIIAEEDIEEVYPLPTELVGREPVFMLTIRGDSMVDEGIHDRDYVVVQKQSTARNGQIVAALIDDNEATVKRFEQTSNGIVLHPANTAYEPVVYTDGLTILGVVVAVLRRIG encoded by the coding sequence GTGCCTGACCCCACAACACTCACCACACGACAGCGTGAGATCCTCGACCTCATCACCAGCACCGTTGCGGACCGTGGCTATCCGCCGTCCGTTCGAGAGATCGGGGATGCGGTCGGACTTCGCTCCCCCTCGACGGTGCACAGCCACCTCTCCACCCTCGCCAAGGAAGGTTTCATTCGTCGCGATCCATCGAAACCTCGCGCCATTGAGGTGATCCAGCCAGACGCCGCGATCCCGATCGCTCGGGCCGCGGTGCGCGATGTGCCGCTCGTCGGCAACATCGCGGCGGGATCACCGATCATCGCCGAGGAAGACATCGAAGAGGTATACCCGTTGCCGACCGAACTCGTCGGAAGGGAACCCGTGTTCATGCTCACGATCAGAGGCGACTCGATGGTCGATGAAGGGATCCATGACCGGGACTATGTGGTCGTGCAGAAGCAATCGACGGCCCGCAACGGTCAGATCGTCGCCGCCCTCATCGACGACAACGAAGCCACCGTCAAACGCTTCGAACAGACCAGCAACGGCATCGTGCTCCATCCGGCGAACACGGCGTATGAGCCGGTGGTGTACACCGACGGACTGACGATCCTTGGAGTCGTGGTCGCGGTCCTGCGCCGCATCGGGTAG
- a CDS encoding LysM peptidoglycan-binding domain-containing protein, whose product MTIMNGARFRALSIISITVIVVLLLLTSAGQASLEGTATEPYRVRSGDTLWQIAGDLGPEDRDRREVVAVIQRINDLGSEPLQIGQILEIPVVDT is encoded by the coding sequence ATGACGATCATGAACGGCGCACGATTTCGGGCGCTCTCCATCATCTCCATCACCGTGATCGTTGTGCTGCTGCTCCTGACCTCGGCGGGGCAGGCATCGCTCGAGGGGACCGCAACCGAGCCCTATCGGGTCAGGAGCGGTGACACCCTCTGGCAGATCGCCGGTGACCTCGGTCCGGAAGACCGGGATCGTCGGGAGGTCGTCGCGGTGATCCAGAGGATCAACGACCTCGGTTCTGAACCACTCCAGATCGGTCAAATCCTTGAGATCCCGGTCGTGGACACCTAG
- the nrdR gene encoding transcriptional regulator NrdR: MRCPLCFTHDTKVVDSRQTDGGMAVRRRRACPECGHRFSTFERPTTVIVIKRDGRRQPFDVDKVRRGVTITLADRPVADEAVDDLVAAVERAAYTSRQNMTADEIGQLVLEGLRTLDEVGYLRFASVYKEFQDASDFEREAASLEVDPLRSE, translated from the coding sequence ATGCGCTGCCCCCTGTGCTTCACCCACGACACGAAGGTTGTGGACTCCCGACAGACCGACGGTGGCATGGCGGTGCGCCGTCGACGAGCTTGCCCTGAATGCGGGCACCGATTCAGCACATTCGAGCGGCCCACGACGGTGATCGTGATCAAGCGCGATGGGCGCCGCCAGCCCTTCGATGTCGACAAGGTCCGCCGCGGGGTGACCATCACCCTCGCCGATCGGCCCGTTGCGGATGAGGCGGTCGATGATCTGGTGGCGGCGGTGGAACGAGCCGCGTACACCTCACGGCAGAACATGACCGCCGATGAGATCGGCCAGCTCGTTCTTGAGGGATTGCGAACCCTCGACGAGGTCGGGTATCTCCGGTTCGCCTCCGTGTACAAGGAGTTCCAGGATGCAAGCGACTTCGAGCGTGAGGCGGCATCACTTGAGGTTGATCCGCTCAGATCTGAGTGA
- the dut gene encoding dUTP diphosphatase translates to MKIPVVRLHPRIPIPTIAHPGDAGADLAAAEDATIEPGAVALVGTGLRLGIPRGYAGFVLPRSGLATRHGVTVVNAPGLIDAGYRGELRVGLINHGNAPFRVARGDRIAQLVIMAIEAPEFVEVASLDDTPRGEGGFGSTGIEGR, encoded by the coding sequence ATGAAGATACCCGTCGTTCGCCTTCATCCTCGGATTCCCATACCCACGATCGCGCATCCCGGTGACGCCGGAGCGGACCTCGCGGCCGCCGAAGACGCGACCATTGAACCGGGGGCGGTCGCACTGGTGGGGACGGGGCTTCGGCTTGGCATTCCTCGCGGATACGCAGGATTCGTGCTGCCGCGTTCGGGTCTCGCAACCCGCCACGGGGTCACCGTCGTGAACGCGCCGGGCCTCATTGATGCCGGGTATCGCGGGGAGTTGCGTGTGGGTCTGATCAACCATGGCAATGCCCCGTTCCGCGTCGCTCGCGGAGACCGGATCGCCCAGCTCGTCATCATGGCGATCGAAGCCCCCGAATTCGTCGAGGTGGCGTCCCTCGACGACACGCCTCGGGGGGAGGGTGGATTCGGATCCACCGGTATCGAGGGCCGGTAG
- a CDS encoding lysylphosphatidylglycerol synthase transmembrane domain-containing protein: protein MTEPGPAQAPKATFGKKQIIATILTLIVLIVVFAVVLPQFGDYGEAWSAIRAMEAWQLGLIVAATVGLIIAYVYPYSAAMPGLRYRHGFYTRQTSFMISNVIPAGGAFGLAIQYGMLSSYGYGPAPATAAIGITGVWNTLVTLSLPLVGVVALMVTGQGGVDKVALTVLAAVVVVVMVGGLALILRSEPLARRIGSWGNAVVAWVSKLIRRDLSFDAEAAIVDFRDSIIDVVADRWVLITLANVGQQLAQFAILYLAVAALQGGFGGPVSMAEAFAAFSLGRLATFIPIPPGGLGTTDAIISGMLTTFGMPSSDALAATLVWRAATYFPQVFIGTLTMVLWRRDAARKAVAA from the coding sequence ATGACCGAACCTGGACCCGCGCAAGCGCCGAAGGCAACCTTCGGCAAGAAGCAGATCATTGCCACGATCCTGACGCTCATCGTCCTCATCGTGGTCTTTGCCGTCGTGCTGCCCCAGTTCGGTGACTATGGCGAAGCGTGGTCTGCAATTCGAGCCATGGAGGCGTGGCAGCTCGGACTCATCGTGGCCGCGACGGTTGGGCTCATCATCGCCTATGTGTATCCGTACTCGGCAGCGATGCCGGGACTGCGATATCGCCATGGCTTCTACACGCGTCAGACATCGTTCATGATCTCGAATGTCATCCCGGCCGGTGGAGCGTTTGGACTCGCGATCCAGTACGGGATGCTGTCGAGCTACGGATACGGACCGGCACCGGCGACTGCAGCGATCGGTATCACCGGCGTCTGGAACACGCTTGTCACGCTCTCCCTCCCGTTGGTCGGTGTCGTCGCCCTGATGGTGACGGGTCAGGGCGGTGTCGACAAAGTTGCGCTCACCGTCCTGGCAGCCGTGGTCGTTGTCGTCATGGTCGGTGGGCTTGCGTTGATCCTGCGCAGCGAACCTCTGGCACGCCGCATCGGGAGCTGGGGCAACGCCGTTGTCGCATGGGTGTCGAAGCTCATCCGACGCGACCTGTCGTTTGATGCCGAGGCGGCAATCGTCGACTTCCGCGACTCGATCATCGATGTGGTTGCGGACCGCTGGGTGCTGATCACGCTCGCGAATGTGGGCCAGCAGCTCGCGCAGTTCGCGATCCTGTACCTCGCGGTTGCCGCCCTCCAGGGGGGTTTCGGGGGGCCGGTTTCAATGGCGGAAGCGTTCGCTGCGTTCTCTCTCGGAAGGCTTGCAACCTTCATCCCGATTCCACCAGGCGGCCTCGGCACCACCGATGCGATCATCAGCGGCATGCTGACGACCTTCGGGATGCCGAGCAGCGATGCCCTCGCCGCGACCCTCGTTTGGCGCGCGGCCACCTACTTCCCTCAGGTCTTCATCGGAACCCTCACCATGGTGCTGTGGCGACGCGACGCGGCCCGAAAGGCGGTTGCGGCGTGA